One Actinomadura viridis genomic region harbors:
- a CDS encoding Imm51 family immunity protein: MTPLKLIETTPGAFSLLLNAGTTQVDELVEHLGHEPNGSFWEGVARFLVSTEAENLEGRFSYDPEGGMFCAYGNDRTALQDLGDLMSIVARDGDRMRKLIMTAEAAGFDFDD; this comes from the coding sequence ATGACTCCGCTGAAACTGATCGAAACCACGCCCGGAGCGTTCTCACTGCTGCTGAACGCAGGAACGACGCAAGTAGACGAACTCGTCGAGCACCTCGGCCACGAGCCGAACGGCTCCTTCTGGGAAGGTGTCGCGCGATTCCTCGTGAGCACTGAGGCAGAGAACCTCGAAGGGCGCTTCTCGTACGATCCGGAAGGCGGCATGTTCTGCGCCTACGGCAATGACCGAACAGCGCTTCAAGATCTGGGCGATCTGATGAGCATCGTTGCCAGGGACGGGGACCGCATGCGGAAGCTCATCATGACCGCCGAAGCAGCCGGCTTCGACTTCGACGACTGA